The following proteins are co-located in the Primulina tabacum isolate GXHZ01 chromosome 11, ASM2559414v2, whole genome shotgun sequence genome:
- the LOC142517708 gene encoding auxin response factor 6-like isoform X3 produces MSGSSDIFFEPKRHLLTTGWSVFVSAKRLIAGDSVLFIWNEKNQLLLGIRRANRPQTVMPSSVLSSDSMHLGILAAAAHAAATNSRFTIFYNPRASPSEFVIPLAKYVKAVYHTRVSVGMRFRMLFETEESSVRRYMGTITGIGDLDPARWPNSHWRSVKVGWDESTAGERQLRVSLWKIEPLTTFPMYPSPFSLRLKRPWPPGLPSFSEMKLDEMGLNSNLMWLRGEVGDRGVHSINFQGMGVSPWMQQRLETSMLGIQNDVYQAMAAAALQEMRAVDPSRQPILSPSLQFQQPLAIASNRPGTLVQPQMLQQSQPPAPFFQSLQGSHSQAPQSHANLQQHLHHQNSFNNIHVQHQHRTPHQQVTNVAPILSQLSSNPQVQSPTLQSMSSMRQNYSDSNIKEVASDINSPLHNLFCSVTQGEASNFLNMHRSNNLLSSNGWPTKRVALDPLLSGSVSPGASQQTDNLGPSYENVSQSPVSLPPFPGRECLIEQEGCTDPQNHFLFGVNIDSSLLIQNGMSNLRGVGSDRGVGSDADNATMAYASSSYISSSGADYSLNPTVTSSQCVNESGFLGSFDIVGHANPPDRAFVKVYKAGSFGRSLDISKFSNYHELRGELALMFGLEGQLEDPLRSGWQLVFVDRENDVLLLGDDPWPEFVDSVWCIKILSPQEVQEMGKRGVELLSSVPVQRSPLQNGTCDGYVGQQEARNMGSGIPSVGTLDF; encoded by the exons GAATGAGAAGAATCAACTGCTTCTTGGTATAAGGCGTGCTAATCGACCACAAACTGTGATGCCTTCATCCGTTTTATCGAGTGATAGTATGCATCTCGGCATTCTTGCTGCTGCTGCTCATGCAGCTGCAACCAATAGCCGTTTCACCATATTTTATAATCCCAG AGCTAGTCCATCCGAATTCGTCATACCTCTGGCAAAATATGTAAAAGCAGTTTATCACACTCGAGTGTCTGTGGGTATGCGTTTTCGGATGCTGTTTGAAACCGAAGAATCTAGTGTTCGACG TTACATGGGCACAATAACCGGGATAGGTGATTTAGATCCCGCCAGGTGGCCAAATTCACACTGGCGTTCAGTTAAG GTTGGCTGGGACGAATCTACTGCTGGGGAGAGGCAGCTAAGAGTGTCTCTATGGAAAATTGAGCCTTTAACAACATTCCCCATGTATCCATCACCATTTTCTCTGAGACTGAAGCGACCATGGCCACCAGGGCTCCCCTCTTTCAGCG AGATGAAACTTGATGAAATGGGATTAAACTCTAACCTTATGTGGCTCCGAGGAGAAGTTGGGGACAGAGGAGTGCACTCTATCAACTTTCAAGGAATGGGGGTCTCACCATGGATGCAACAGAGGCTGGAAACTTCAATGCTTGGTATACAAAATGATGTATACCAAGCTATGGCTGCTGCCGCTCTTCAAGAAATGAGGGCTGTAGATCCTTCGAGACAGCCGATCCTATCTCCAAGTTTGCAATTCCAGCAACCCCTTGCTATTGCCAGCAACAGGCCTGGCACTTTGGTCCAACCTCAGATGTTACAGCAGTCTCAGCCCCCGGCTCCGTTTTTCCAGAGTCTGCAAGGAAGCCATTCACAAGCACCGCAATCTCATGCTAATCTTCAGCAACATTTGCACCATCAGAACTCATTCAATAATATACATGTCCAGCATCAGCACCGGACTCCTCATCAACAGGTTACGAATGTCGCACCTATCCTATCTCAACTGTCTTCAAACCCTCAAGTCCAGTCTCCAACACTACAATCCATGTCTTCCATGCGGCAGAACTATTCTGACTCAAATATCAAAGAAGTTGCTAGTGATATTAACTCTCCTTTACACAATTTATTCTGTTCAGTCACCCAGGGTGAGGCTTCGAACTTTCTCAATATGCATAGATCCAACAACTTGTTATCTTCCAACGGCTGGCCAACAAAACGGGTCGCTCTTGATCCTCTTCTTTCTGGAAGTGTGTCACCAGGTGCTTCACAGCAAACAGATAATTTGGGACCATCATACGAAAATGTATCCCAAAGTCCCGTTTCTTTGCCTCCATTTCCTGGTAGGGAGTGTCTCATTGAGCAAGAAGGTTGCACTGATCCGCAAAACCACTTTCTGTTTGGGGTCAATATAGACTCCTCCCTTCTTATTCAAAATGGGATGTCAAATCTTCGAGGAGTTGGAAGTGATAGAGGAGTTGGAAGTGATGCTGATAACGCAACAATGGCATATGCTTCTTCCAGCTACATCAGTAGCTCTGGTGCAGATTATTCACTGAACCCGACTGTGACTTCAAGCCAATGCGTCAATGAGTCAGGTTTCTTAGGGTCGTTCGATATTGTGGGTCATGCTAACCCACCCGACAGAGCCTTTGTTAAG GTTTACAAGGCAGGGTCGTTTGGAAGGTCACTCGACATAAGCAAATTTAGCAACTATCACGAGCTACGTGGTGAACTTGCACTGATGTTTGGCCTTGAAGGCCAACTTGAGGACCCATTGAGATCAGGCTGGCAGCTTGTATTTGTGGACCGAGAGAACGATGTTCTTCTCCTAGGCGATGACCCCTGGCC GGAATTTGTTGACAGCGTATGGTGTATCAAGATTCTGTCGCCTCAAGAAGTACAAGAGATGGGAAAACGAGGGGTTGAGCTCCTGAGTTCGGTCCCCGTTCAGAGGTCGCCCCTTCAGAATGGCACTTGCGATGGTTATGTTGGACAGCAGGAAGCCAGAAATATGGGTTCGGGAATACCATCTGTTGGCACCCTtgatttctaa
- the LOC142518742 gene encoding uncharacterized protein LOC142518742 — MHTHKGKGNKGGLIDMACYVPFNDRNLDISFFMLRPTVLYVDELVEALKQISSYTESLGCVHSSIFRSIHGNLIIWYGAWMKRSSENKQLLSAALLSMLTNHVSTMAILVEHSFFNAYTGESRDGSPAAKFFSGDIISLSSASLSANDFTVSYESIAMFKDRFDKMNGSSSGVCLKSQGHPRIVCLFVWKSLQHCYSYILNSDYRKAILPNLEGFALDVKYDVFKVVCVSGDDVLNIELYPKKRVLQNEVENNTIVQDFKER; from the exons ATGCACACACATAAGGGTAAAGGAAATAAAGGAGGGTTGATTGATATGGCTTGTTATGTACCTTTTAATGATAGGAATTTGGATATAAGTTTCTTTATGTTGAGACCAACAGTGTTATATGTTGATGAACTTGTGGAAGCTTTGAAGCAGATTTCTTCATACACTGAAAGCCTTGGATGTGTTCACAGTTCCATATTCAGAAGTATCCATGGAAATCTG ATAATATGGTATGGGGCATGGATGAAGAGATCTAGTGAAAACAAGCAATTGTTGAGTGCGGCTCTT CTTTCCATGTTAACAAATCATGTGTCAACCATGGCCATACTGGTGGAACATAGCTTCTTCAACGCATACACAGGCGAATCTCGAGACGGCTCCCCCGCCGCTAAATTCTTCAGCGGCGACATAATTTCACTCAGTTCCGCATCCCTTTCAGCCAACGATTTCACAGTTTCATATGAATCCATAGCCATGTTCAAAGATCGTTTCGACAAGATGAATGGTTCAAGCTCTGGGGTTTGCTTGAAATCTCAAGGGCATCCAAGAATAGTGTGCCTCTTCGTGTGGAAGTCGCTTCAGCATTGTTATTCTTACATTCTGAACTCGGATTACAGGAAGGCTATTCTGCCTAACCTCGAGGGGTTCGCCCTTGATGTCAAGTACGATGTATTTAAGGTTGTTTGCGTAAGTGGGGACGATGTGTTAAATATTGAGTTGTATCCTAAGAAAAGGGTGCTGCAGAATGAGGTGGAAAATAATACCATCGTGCAAGATTTTAAGGAGAGGTGA
- the LOC142517858 gene encoding uncharacterized protein LOC142517858 isoform X2 — protein MDESWRMRIGMPTTPPPWRTVAKPIFPNYRSTKDDTSSNTRKTSSDEHPLNPEDFTDVFGGPPRTVLSGHFSTGFPISTSSSNFFYEEIFRHPENVPPSTERIGRSLKEFRISPKSVRDQHNSRKSGFYNDVFGWVDERVMRSRSRSKTSSSSILSSEELSPIRRADDNVSLFASKLRPVNVKSRWNPPIMRQNGYRKQQNLPPFTGTQPVFNTEYEYPENFKNYTFGFSRRNASPETISVEPISNSSFRVSTDCLEPNSPASAVSSVCHSDMEQKTSAVEEDMLMQDQVELEEDEVMSSYVIEISSDNREGTSESNGVVEAIAWAKEKFHKHCMESKWGSENCEKGKHLEENLGRNQFSGQADSFRSLDEQQEKWALEEEIQPFESKLQIQMQVMDEKISLWSKGKESDIRLLLSSLHHILWPNSGWFPIPLTNIIESPKVKKAYQKARLCLHPDKLQQRGATVPQKYVAEKAFSILQDAWAALVSQDIYY, from the exons ATGGACGAATCTTGGAGAATGAGAATTGGGATGCCCACGACACCGCCGCCCTGGAGAACAGTTGCGAAACCCATATTTCCAAACTACCGATCCACTAAGGACGATACCTCTTCCAACACCCGGAAAACTTCCTCCGACGAACACCCTCTAAACCCTGAAGACTTCACCGACGTTTTCGGTGGGCCCCCTCGAACAGTTCTCTCCGGCCACTTCAGCACGGGGTTTCCAATATCCACCTCCTCTTCCAATTTTTTCTACGAGGAGATTTTCCGGCATCCGGAGAATGTGCCTCCGTCGACGGAGAGGATTGGACGGAGCTTGAAGGAGTTTAGAATCTCGCCGAAGAGTGTTCGAGATCAACATAATAGTCGAAAGAGTGGTTTCTATAATGATGTTTTTGGGTGGGTTGATGAGAGGGTAATGAGATCAAGATCAAGGTCGAAGACGAGTTCTTCATCGATTTTAAGCTCGGAGGAGTTAAGTCCTATCCGGCGGGCCGACGACAATGTTTCCTTATTTGCTTCGAAGCTCAG GCCAGTTAATGTTAAATCTAGGTGGAATCCACCAATAATGAGGCAAAACGGTTACCGAAAACAACAGAATTTGCCACCATTTACTGGCACTCAGCCTGTGTTCAACACTGAATATGAATACCCTGAGAATTTCAAGAACTACACATTTGGATTTAGTCGGAGAAATGCATCCCCGGAGACCATTAGTGTTGAGCCGATATCAAACAGCAGCTTCAGAGTGTCTACAGATTGTTTAGAACCGAATTCACCAGCATCAGCTGTTTCTTCTGTTTGCCATTCAGACATGGAGCAAAAAACAAGTGCTGTTGAGGAAGATATGTTGATGCAGGATCAGGTAGAACTGGAAGAAGATGAAGTGATGAGCTCCTATGTTATTGAAATAAGCTCTGATAATAGGGAAGGGACAAGTGAATCTAATGGTGTCGTCGAAGCAATTGCATGGGCAAAAGAGAAGTTCCATAAACATTGTATGGAGAGTAAATGGGGATCTGAAAATTGCGAGAAAGGGAAACACTTGGAAG AAAATCTCGGTAGGAATCAGTTTTCAGGACAAGCTGATAGTTTTAGATCACTG GATGAGCAACAAGAAAAATGGGCTTTAGAAGAAGAAATACAGCCATTTGAAAGCAAG TTACAAATACAAATGCAAGTAATGGATGAAAAGATAAGCTTGTGGTCAAAAGGCAAAGAATCGGACATCCGGTTGCTGTTATCTTCTCTGCATCAT ATTTTATGGCCTAACAGTGGCTGGTTTCCGATACCTCTAACAAATATAATCGAAAGCCCGAAAGTGAAGAAAGCATATCAAAAGGCAAGGCTGTGCCTGCACCCCGACAAGCTGCAACAAAGGGGTGCTACGGTCCCACAAAAATACGTAGCCGAGAAGGCTTTTTCCATCCTCCAG GATGCATGGGCTGCACTTGTCTCCCAAGACATCTACTATTGA
- the LOC142517858 gene encoding uncharacterized protein LOC142517858 isoform X1, with product MDESWRMRIGMPTTPPPWRTVAKPIFPNYRSTKDDTSSNTRKTSSDEHPLNPEDFTDVFGGPPRTVLSGHFSTGFPISTSSSNFFYEEIFRHPENVPPSTERIGRSLKEFRISPKSVRDQHNSRKSGFYNDVFGWVDERVMRSRSRSKTSSSSILSSEELSPIRRADDNVSLFASKLRPVNVKSRWNPPIMRQNGYRKQQNLPPFTGTQPVFNTEYEYPENFKNYTFGFSRRNASPETISVEPISNSSFRVSTDCLEPNSPASAVSSVCHSDMEQKTSAVEEDMLMQDQVELEEDEVMSSYVIEISSDNREGTSESNGVVEAIAWAKEKFHKHCMESKWGSENCEKGKHLEENLGRNQFSGQADSFRSLVYDEQQEKWALEEEIQPFESKLQIQMQVMDEKISLWSKGKESDIRLLLSSLHHILWPNSGWFPIPLTNIIESPKVKKAYQKARLCLHPDKLQQRGATVPQKYVAEKAFSILQDAWAALVSQDIYY from the exons ATGGACGAATCTTGGAGAATGAGAATTGGGATGCCCACGACACCGCCGCCCTGGAGAACAGTTGCGAAACCCATATTTCCAAACTACCGATCCACTAAGGACGATACCTCTTCCAACACCCGGAAAACTTCCTCCGACGAACACCCTCTAAACCCTGAAGACTTCACCGACGTTTTCGGTGGGCCCCCTCGAACAGTTCTCTCCGGCCACTTCAGCACGGGGTTTCCAATATCCACCTCCTCTTCCAATTTTTTCTACGAGGAGATTTTCCGGCATCCGGAGAATGTGCCTCCGTCGACGGAGAGGATTGGACGGAGCTTGAAGGAGTTTAGAATCTCGCCGAAGAGTGTTCGAGATCAACATAATAGTCGAAAGAGTGGTTTCTATAATGATGTTTTTGGGTGGGTTGATGAGAGGGTAATGAGATCAAGATCAAGGTCGAAGACGAGTTCTTCATCGATTTTAAGCTCGGAGGAGTTAAGTCCTATCCGGCGGGCCGACGACAATGTTTCCTTATTTGCTTCGAAGCTCAG GCCAGTTAATGTTAAATCTAGGTGGAATCCACCAATAATGAGGCAAAACGGTTACCGAAAACAACAGAATTTGCCACCATTTACTGGCACTCAGCCTGTGTTCAACACTGAATATGAATACCCTGAGAATTTCAAGAACTACACATTTGGATTTAGTCGGAGAAATGCATCCCCGGAGACCATTAGTGTTGAGCCGATATCAAACAGCAGCTTCAGAGTGTCTACAGATTGTTTAGAACCGAATTCACCAGCATCAGCTGTTTCTTCTGTTTGCCATTCAGACATGGAGCAAAAAACAAGTGCTGTTGAGGAAGATATGTTGATGCAGGATCAGGTAGAACTGGAAGAAGATGAAGTGATGAGCTCCTATGTTATTGAAATAAGCTCTGATAATAGGGAAGGGACAAGTGAATCTAATGGTGTCGTCGAAGCAATTGCATGGGCAAAAGAGAAGTTCCATAAACATTGTATGGAGAGTAAATGGGGATCTGAAAATTGCGAGAAAGGGAAACACTTGGAAG AAAATCTCGGTAGGAATCAGTTTTCAGGACAAGCTGATAGTTTTAGATCACTGGTATAT GATGAGCAACAAGAAAAATGGGCTTTAGAAGAAGAAATACAGCCATTTGAAAGCAAG TTACAAATACAAATGCAAGTAATGGATGAAAAGATAAGCTTGTGGTCAAAAGGCAAAGAATCGGACATCCGGTTGCTGTTATCTTCTCTGCATCAT ATTTTATGGCCTAACAGTGGCTGGTTTCCGATACCTCTAACAAATATAATCGAAAGCCCGAAAGTGAAGAAAGCATATCAAAAGGCAAGGCTGTGCCTGCACCCCGACAAGCTGCAACAAAGGGGTGCTACGGTCCCACAAAAATACGTAGCCGAGAAGGCTTTTTCCATCCTCCAG GATGCATGGGCTGCACTTGTCTCCCAAGACATCTACTATTGA